The Acaryochloris thomasi RCC1774 genome has a window encoding:
- a CDS encoding DUF29 domain-containing protein: MTSTQVSSTPHQQLYNTDFVEWADQTAELLKQGKFSELDIENLIEEVEDLGNRHRDALESQLTRLLMHLLKWQYQPDKRSGSWSGSIREARKQIRRLLRNYPSLKNHLTAKFDICYQDAVEDAADETGLPLETFPADCPYTAEQTLDSESLPEK, encoded by the coding sequence ATGACCAGCACACAGGTAAGTAGCACACCCCACCAACAGCTCTACAACACTGACTTTGTTGAGTGGGCAGATCAGACTGCAGAGCTACTGAAGCAGGGTAAATTTAGTGAGCTAGATATTGAGAACCTGATTGAAGAGGTTGAGGACTTGGGCAATAGGCACAGAGACGCGCTAGAAAGCCAACTGACGCGACTGCTGATGCACTTGCTCAAATGGCAGTATCAACCCGATAAACGCTCTGGTAGCTGGAGCGGATCTATCCGAGAAGCCAGAAAGCAAATTAGAAGATTGCTGCGGAACTATCCATCACTCAAGAATCATCTGACGGCAAAGTTCGATATCTGCTACCAAGATGCCGTCGAAGATGCAGCCGATGAGACTGGGCTTCCTTTAGAGACCTTCCCGGCAGACTGCCCCTACACAGCAGAGCAGACGCTCGACAGTGAATCTTTGCCAGAAAAGTAG